One genomic segment of Xyrauchen texanus isolate HMW12.3.18 chromosome 5, RBS_HiC_50CHRs, whole genome shotgun sequence includes these proteins:
- the LOC127643869 gene encoding rho-related GTP-binding protein RhoU-like — translation MPSQDEVDPVNENDGAPPVPPRATLQRDSPARAAAPERKVKCVLVGDRAVGKTSLIVSYTTNGYPAEHIPTAFDNFTARVVVDGKPVQLQLCDMAGQRWGGVDRSLNAEFDRLRPLCYRDADAFLLCYSVVLPSSLRSLMDRWAPEVHRLCPGVPIILVGTQCDLLEDVQVLIRLADSQEKPVSREEARLYARSIGAVTCAECSALTQKNLKDVFDAAILASMQHVEEGAWLRRLTLREKTPDKIKQLSETWWRKLSCVVSEF, via the exons ATGCCGTCGCAGGATGAGGTTGATCCAGTAAATGAAAACGACGGTGCGCCTCCGGTACCACCGCGCGCGACTCTTCAGCGGGACTCACCGGCACGCGCCGCCGCACCTGAGCGCAAGGTCAAATGCGTGCTGGTCGGTGATAGAGCGGTGGGCAAGACCAGTTTGATCGTCAGCTACACCACTAACGGATACCCGGCAGAACACATCCCTACCGCCTTTGACAACTTCACAG CGAGGGTTGTGGTGGATGGGAAACCAGTTCAACTTCAGTTGTGTGACATGGCAGGACAG AGATGGGGGGGAGTGGACCGGTCTCTCAAT GCCGAATTTGACCGCCTCCGTCCACTCTGTTACCGTGACGCTGACGCCTTCCTGCTCTGCTACAGCGTGGTCTTGCCGTCTTCTCTTAGGAGCTTGATGGACCGCTGGGCTCCGGAGGTCCACCGTCTCTGTCCAGGCGTTCCCATCATCCTCGTGGGCACCCAGTGTGACCTGCTCGAGGACGTCCAGGTCCTGATCCGACTCGCTGACTCCCAGGAGAAACCGGTGAGCAGAGAGGAAGCCCGTCTGTACGCGAGGAGCATCGGTGCCGTGACGTGTGCCGAATGCTCGGCTCTGACGCAGAAGAACTTGAAGGACGTGTTTGATGCCGCCATCCTGGCGAGCATGCAGCATGTAGAGGAGGGGGCGTGGCTGAGGAGACTGACGCTCAGAGAAAAAACTCCGGATAAAATCAAGCAGCTCTCTGAAACGTGGTGGAGAAAACTGAGCTGTGTAGTATCAGAGTTTTGA